A segment of the Siphonobacter curvatus genome:
CGCCCCTTACACGTTCGGGGATTTGGAAACAATACACACTGATGTTCCTGACTATTATGAAATCAAAGCTTCACCGCGTTCGGGTAACGCAGGCGGAGCTCAATTACGTAGGTAGTATTACCATCGATGAGGACTTGATGGAAGCAGCGAACCTGCTTGAAAATGAGAAGGTTCAGATTGTCAATAATAACAATGGTGAGCGTTTTGAAACGTACGTTATCAAGGGGGAACGGGGAAGCGGGACGATTTGTCTAAACGGAGCCGCGGCTCGCCGGGCTCAGGTTGGGGACATTATCATCATCATCGCTTACGCCATGATGACTCCCGAAGAGGCGAAAGATCACAAGCCCATGGTCGTTTTTCCGGATGCCAATAATCATCTGGTGAAATAAAAAGGACCACCGATTAGTAGTAGAAGATGATGGTTTTTGCCGGGAGGTGATTCGGAAACGGGTCACCTCCTTTATTTTTGCCGGAAACCGGTCTGCTTACAGCGAATCATCGCATGAAAAACGTATTACAATATCTTGTCTTTCTGGGTCTGGCGGCGGGCCTGACCTGGTACGCCATCCACTCGGGTACCATCAATCCAGAACAATTGTGGGCTGATGTCTCGCAGGCTGATTTTCGCTGGGTGGGGGTTATGATGCTGCTGACCTTCGTGGCTCACGGAAGCCGGGCCGCCCGCTGGCGAATTTTACTGGAACCGCTGGGCTATCATCCGTCGTTTCTGCGAACCAATACCGCCGTCTGGCTGGGCTACTTTGCGAACAACCTCGTACCCCGATTGG
Coding sequences within it:
- the panD gene encoding aspartate 1-decarboxylase — protein: MFLTIMKSKLHRVRVTQAELNYVGSITIDEDLMEAANLLENEKVQIVNNNNGERFETYVIKGERGSGTICLNGAAARRAQVGDIIIIIAYAMMTPEEAKDHKPMVVFPDANNHLVK